In Solanum lycopersicum chromosome 3, SLM_r2.1, the genomic stretch tttactcctaaaacgttacgatgagtaacgtatatcaatctgacgccatcaactttcaaaaaataaaatatatcctaaaacgttactgtggaatacgtttatactagttttataaaattttagaaaaatatattattttggtgaatggcTTTATATAATGgtttagtttggttaaaacctcAAACTTTAGAATCAGACTAAATAATCGATTGAATGAAACCATTTACATTGTAATCAAAgaagatcaaaattaaaattcttagcTGAAAATAGTAGAATTGAAGAGTTCTTCGATCAAAATTTCTTCTCAATGAATTAAATAGCAAGGCCAAGAAGAGTTATCAAAGCATGAGGTAAAAACAGTAGGAAGCTCAAACAATTTATGCTCgaaaatacatacatatatcattttCCACTAAACTTTTATACCGATTTACCTAAGAAAACACAATATTTTCCTCGATCGAGTGggctatatatatacacacatttaattattctagggtaTTAAGTTGACATGGTAAACCTCATTCATATCAGGataaaataaaccaaaattttgttcttttgattCTCGTTAAAGAGAGCGAAAATATACGTCTCCAAAGCCTTTCCAGGCCTCTTAGGAGTTCCTTGCCCAGATGAAACATGTGAAATCACATTATTCACACAAGTTTGAGCATTTCCAATAGTTGCATAAACATCTCCAGCACTTGGCCATCCTGTTTCCGCTACCACAACGTTTAAACTAGACTGTCCAACTTTCTCCAAAGCAGCATACACAGAATCAACCATTGCATCAAACAAGTTTTTGTATTGCAACGCTCCGTCAGGCACAATCCGAGCCGTGCCTAGAAAAAGCGCATAGTCCAACTGAATTTGAGCAGAGTTTCCAGAATAAGCGTAGTATGGATAGACGTTAATCAATAACGGATAATATTTTGCAGCTAAAAATTGTGCGATGGGCTGTAGGTATTGCGCGGCCTCCTCGGAGAACGTGCCATTGGAAGGAGGATACGAGGTCTCTAAAACCTGTAACGACATTGCTGTTGTGACGGGTATGTAATAATCAGAGCCAATGATTGCTGCGTCCAGATTTTGCATGGCTCCTAATACGTAACTTGCTAATGGACTTGGTATCACTTCGTTACCTACTGAAATGTGTGTAAAATCGAGAAGTGAAGCATATGGAATAACGTTATTTTGTACCCAATTTGTTGCAAATGTTGGATCAGTTGCAAGTGCTTGTAAATCTTCATTTCGAGTACCAAGAATTACTGAAATAGCTGATTTCTCTAGTGCTTTTAACACGTCGGGGTTCGGGTCGAAAATTCgaattttttgtatgtttttcgATTTCAAGAAGTTGAAGACTTGGTCTGGTGGTGGTAGATTGTTACCCAAAAATCCATAGTTCAATCCAATTCCTTCAACacctttaaaagaaaaaagatcagTATAATACgcttaaaaaataaagttattaacGAGTTTAAAAAAGTGAAGAGTGCTTACCATAAAATTGATGAAACTCACAGATGATGAAggtagagagaaaagaagaagaagatttttATTCTAGAGAGTTCAAAAACAAATGTTTACAGTACATGCTTATTTATACACCTTTACACAGCCTATTGTTTATTCTAACTAACTAACAGATTGTCTAACTAACTAACTGTACAATTACTGATCTACCCCTAACAATTATACTACTCATTCAAGTAATTCCTTGTATTTCatcactccccctcaagctggtGGGTACAAAAACATTTAACACACCTAGCTTGCCTACCAAATATTCATGTTGAATTCTAGGAAGACCTTTAGTCAATATGTCTGCCAATTGATTCTTAGAATTCACATATTCAGTCTTCACCAAACCTTCTTGTATCTTTTGCCtaataaaatgacaatcaatcTCTATATGTTTTGTTCTCTCATGAAAAACAGGGTTGGCTGCTATTTGTAATGCTGCTTTACTATCGCTGAATATCACCACTGGTTCATCAAGTTCACTTCCCAATTCCTTTAACAATGCTGTGATCCACACTACCTCTGATACTGCATTAGCCATACTTCTGTATTCAGCTTCTGCTGAACTCCTAGAAACCACactttgtttctttgatttccatGATATCAAAGAATTACCATGTTTTACCAAGAAACCTGAAACTGACCTTCTAGTATTAGGACATGATGCCCAATCTGCATCACAGAAAACAGTCAATGTGTTCGTTCTAGTGCTGCTCAATAATATGCCAAGACCTGGTTCTCTTTTCACATATTTCATCACCCTAAGTGCTGCTTCCCAATGAGATTTTTTTGGTTGTTGCAAAAACTGGCTGAGGGTCTGAACAGAGAATGCAATGTCTGGCCTTGTTAGTGTTAAGTATAGCATCTTTCCTACTAAACTTTGATATTGTTCTTTGTTTTCAAGAAGCTCCTCATCTGACTCTCCAATCAAATTATCCAATTCATGTGTTGTTATCTTTATGTTTGTCTCTAGTGGTGTCCAGGATGGCTTTGCACTTCCTATTCCCAACTGTGAAATAATCTCCAATGCATATTTCCTTTGATTGACTAAAATTCCCTTTCCAGATCTACTGAATTCCATACCAAGAAAAAACTTTAGATCACCAATATCTTTGATCTTAAAAGCCTTATGTAATGAAGCTTTTGTTTGTTCTATGAGTGTCAAATTACTTCCTGCAACTagcatatcatccacataaaccaAGATCACCACAATATCTGTTCCCTGCTTAATGAACAATGAATGATCCAAACTGCTTTGCATAAAACCTGAGTTTAATAATGCCTCACATAACTTCAAATTCCACTGTCTACTTGCTTGTTTAAGCCCATATAGGGATTTTACAAGTCTACACACCAGTCCATTAGACTCCCCCTGACTTGAAAATCCCTCAGGTAATTGCATGTAAACTTCATCATGCAGATCACTATGTAAAAAAACATTATACACATCCAATTGATGAATATGCCAATTGAACTGAGCAGCCAAAGACAAAACAGTCCTTACAGTAGTCATCTTAACTACAGGAGAAAATGTCTCATGAAAATCCAAACCTTCCTTCTGAGTGTAACCTTTTGCAACTAGTCTAGTTTTGAACCTCTCAATATCACCATTAGATTTCAACTTAACCTTGTAAACCCAACGACAACCAATAGGAACCTTTCCTGGAGGTAAAGGAActaactcccaagtatgattatCATGGAGAGCTTGTATTTCAGACTGCATAGCATCAATCCATCTACTGTCTTTAATAGCTTCCTGATATGTAGAAGGCTCTATGATAGCTGAGAAAACACCTAGATAATGTTGATGAGATGAAGACAGATTTGTATAAGAGACATAATTGGACAAGGGATAAAGTGTGGAAGTGGGAGCAGGTCTGGTTACATAGTCAGCTAACCATAGAGGAGGATGAGAATGTCTATTAGATCTTCTGATAGGTGCAGAAGTATGAGAAACAGGAGGTAGAGAATCATTAGTTGAAGGAGTATGTGATGAAGTAGTAGAAGGAGTAGAGTATATGGTAGGAGAATTAGGAGTGGAATATGTGATAGGGTAAGTGAAAACATCATTATCAATACCAGCATCATTAGCAGTAATACTAGCATCAAAAGAAGAAGATTCTTTAAAAGGAAACTGATATTCATGAAAAACAACATCTCTGTTCAAGAAAAATCTCTGTCTCTCAAGATCAAATAATATGTACCCCTTAGTCACACCAGAATACCCCATAAACACTGCTTTTACTGCCCTGGCTGCAAATTTATCCACCTTGGGCAAAATGCTTGCATAGCATAAACAACCAAATGTCCTCGAATGTATAAGAGAAGGTTTGATGTTAAAGAAAACTTCATAAGGTGACTTACCTGCAAGTACTTTAGAAGGAAGTCTATTGATTATATAGACAGCAGTAAGAATGCAATGGCCCCAGAATTTAAGAGGAACACCACTCTGAAATCTGAGTGCCCTTGCCACCTCTAGTAAATGTCTGTGTTTTCTCTCAGCAACACCATTCTGCTGAGGAGTATAAGCACAAGTTCTATAGTGCACAATGCCTAGATCCTTAAGAAGAGCCTGTAATTGATCATTGCAAAATTCTCCACCATTATCTGTTCTAATACCCTGAACTGAGGCATTGAATTGAGTATGCactaattgaaaaaattgtttgaGAACTATCAATACATCATGTTTGAACTTCAGTAGGAAAATCCAAGTGATTCTTGAGTAATCATCAACAATTGTGAGAAAATATTTGTTCCCATCAAAAGTCTGAGTATTGTAGGGACCCCATACATCCAAATGCAACAAAGCAAAAGCTCTATCTGATCTAGTATCAATGTTTGTAAAAGGAAGTCTAGTTTGTTTGGCCAATGGACATATTTCACAATCATCTACAACAGACTTACAAGCATCTATTGTACGTCCACAAATATCTTGTACAGATTTTATTGAAGAATGAGCTAATCTTCTATGCCACAACAAGATATCTCTTTTATCATCATGAACTGTGAACCCTTTTGTATCCATATCTTTAGTACTTTCAGACTTGGTTGAATTCTGTGGCACCATCCAGTAAAGCCCATCATGTTCCTTACCAATCCCCTTCAGTCTCCCAGTTGAAAGGTCCTGGAATAAGCAAAATCCAGGATAGAAAGacacaaaataatgaaattctcTTGTTAACTTTGATACTGACAACAGATTGTACTGAAAATCAGGAACAAATAGAACATCTTTCAACTCTCCTTTGTCTATAATTTTACTACTTCCAGTATGTGTAACCAATGTAACTCCTCCATTCGGCAAGTGTACTGTCCTATTATAATCTGACTTAACTAACTTCACATCAGTTAAATTAGACAGGCTAAAAGACATATGATTAGTTGCTCCACTATCAACAATCCATTTCAAATCTTTAATTTTAGCTATTTGAGTATTTCCTGCCATACCTGCCATATTAGCCATCATACCATGCTGTGAATTGTCATTGTTGATCATGCCCAAAATGTTATCATGTTGTGTATCTGTCAAGTGAGGAGCCCTATGAAGTTCTCCAGATGCCATCTTATCCAGTATTTCTCCTGTATTTCTGATTCCAGATTTCatgttttgttgtgtattttcAGCTTGAACATTGTAAGCAGTGTTCAGGTTCTCCTTCTTCTTAAATTTCCAGTCAGCTGGATATCCTATTAGTTTAAAACAATTCTTCTTCACGTGTCCCTTTATCTTGCAATACTCACACTTTTGATCCCAATTCTTCTTCCCTTTCTGATAGTCTTGTCCTGAATATTTTTGACCTGTTCCCTTATAATGTTGAGAACTATCACCTCTCCTTATCATGAGTGCTGCTAGATCTATATTTTCTCCATTACTAGAATTACTAGATGTGTTACCCAAACTTCTTTGACTTTCTCGTTCAACAAGCATTGCATATGCTTTATTTAAACTAGGAGTAGGTTCAGTCATCAAAATCTGAATTCTCGATTGATCATACATCTCATTCAGTCCCATTAAAAACTGCATCAATTTCTGTCTCAACATATGATCACAAAAATCCTTAGATCTAGGACAGTCACATGGTGGAGGAACAATACTTGAAAACTCATCCCAAAGATTTCTTAATTTCGAAAAGTAAGCAGGAATACTATCACTTCCTTGCACTAAACTAGTTATGTCCTTGTGTAATTGAAAAATTCGAGAAGCATTCACCTTATCGAAGCGCTCACGTAAATCATCCCAAACTGATTTTGCACTTGTGGCATATACAATCCCTGTATGTAATTATGGAATTACCGAGCTCATGATCCACCCCTGCACTACAACATTACATCGATCCCATTGATGACTTAAATCTGCTCCAAAATCCTCTTTCTTCCAGGTTCCGTCTACAATTCCCAGCTTGTTCTTTCCAAGCAATTGAATCTTCATTGCCCTGCTCCATACAAAGTAATTATCAGATCCTGATAGCTGCATTGGTATTATCGAAGCTCCAGTAGTGTCAGACGGATGAAGAAACAAAGCATGATTATGATCAAACTTGGCCATTGTTGATCTTTAACCCAGGATAAACTGAAATCACAATTGTGatcaatgctctgataccacgaTGAAACTCACAGATGATGAAggtagagagaaaagaagaagaagattttttaTTCTAGAGAGTTCAAAAACAAATGTTTACAGTACATGCTTATTTATACACCTTTACACAGCCTATTGTTTATTCTAACTAACTAACAGATTGTCTAACTAACTAACTGTACAATTACTGATCTACCCCTAACAATTATACTACTCATTCAAGTAATTCCTtgtatttcatcaaaaataagaCGAATGAAGCAAAGACTAATAACAACATTGGTTGCATGATTGATTAATTGAGATTTAAGAACTCTCTTGAGGATTAATGTGAAGATGATTACAAAGCATTAGGGGAGAATGTCTGTATTTATAATGTGTGAGTTCTTGctaatttaaatgtttttccTGTAATGTTggtattttttatctttttgccttTTTGGGCATGAGATGGatgatttttatcttatttatattttcctattttgggCTTGAATGTATTtggataaatttttaatttaatgcaTGTCCACATAAGGACTGACTCCATATGGAATTAAAGTTAATTATAGAATTACATGCATtatacaaaattgattttcctaGTGTCCTTTTTACTATATGTCCAAAAGTATAgattaaatttgttttactGCATTCACAATTTaacatataatagtaaatatattcatatatttatcgATACACAAGTGTATGGATCTAGAGGCATAGTcttatgtatattaatttttataatttaattactaagaaaataagcaaaagtaaaacttttagtttatttacaaataaattctaataaataacctataatatatagaaaaaatattatgattttggTAGATAAAGATATTAATAACCTATTATGGAAAAAAAAGTATAACATttactatttgagaaatatcGTTACAccaataatgaaaaaatatgatttatagcAAAAAAGGAAGTCCAAGGCATAGATTTTTATGCCAGAACTTACGCTTTTATGCTTTGAGCTTATGCCCCAAATTCAAGGGCTTACTCCCAATGGGTCTACGTCTTCAATTTGTGCTTCAAAACGTTTTTGGTACGTTCAGTCTTGAGACTCGCctaaaaacatttttgaaaacACTATATGcaactaatataattttgtgtatatattGTTTGAACAATTAAGAAAGTATATAACgacttgaaaataatattaattgatcaATATTGTGATGAATTGCgtataattaagaaaattgcGTAATTTGTAAAAATTAACTTGTAACTGTAAAAATATGTCTGAAAAATAGTGGGAACTGTATGTAATGCTTTCCCAACTCATTATGGATTTCCTGATAGAGTTTTgtcagaaattatttttttggtgctTCGAGACACTAGATcaatgggctaatacacacatAAAATCAAGTATGTCGCGTAATTTCTAAAAGTGAGCTCTAAAATGCGAAAAAATGCCTGAAAAATGATGAGATTGTATGTAATACTTTTCCAACTCATTACAGAAGTCCTCATAATttgatttagaaaatatttttgggtgCTTCAAGGTGTAgatccatgggctaatacacacaaaaatcaagaaagcCGTGTAAAACCTAAAGTGTGCTCATAATTGCAAAAATATGACGAGATTGTACGTAATGCTTCCCAACTCATCGCAGATGTCCTTGCAAagtcttttcaaaaaaatttgggtGTTTCAACGTGTCAGATCCATGATCTGATACACAcgaaaaactataaaaaaaaaagtcatgaaATTTGGCTCATAAATGCGAAAATATACCTAGAAAATGGTGGACTATACATAATGCTTCTCCAACTCATTtcggaggtcctcataaagtttttataAACTATTTTTGGGTGATACGAGGTGTCAGGTCCATTGGCTTACatatagaaaacaaagaaagtcgcgtaattttttaaagttggCTCGTAAATGCGAAAGTATGCCTAAAAATGGTGGAATTATATGCAATGTTTCCCAACTCATTAcgaaaattttttataaagtttttcTTCAAAAAGTTTTGGGTGCTCCGAGATACCAATCCCACTAGCTAATACACACACGAAAAAATACGCGTCATTATGAAAGTCCtcatgaaaaaatttcaaacataaatatttgaaagtTCCGAGGCGTCAGACTCATGGGATATCAAGTTCATTTAGTATATTTAATATGCGTGTATACAACAAAAATACTAAAGATGATGCTTTATCAAAGTTTTCAATATTTGCACTTTGCAGTATAACGAGAATtcttttaggagaaaatgtgacAGCTTTAACTCTTCAAAGAAAATTAACTACGcatataaaatttaacatatttggaaaaaaaaaactttttacgATTAACATTAAAAAGTTTTTCTTGCTCCCAAAATCTAACTATTGGAAAGTATATAATGTAATGTAGTTAGAATTTCGACTATTTTTTAATTCGTGGCTATaatcttataaattttaaatttaaaattcgtATATGTTTAACCTAGTTATTTGTATACGATTTATGAAAAGgatcatattaaattattacaTTTGTATATTGACAAGCGAAATATACAAATGAAGTTATGAAAAGTCCCTAGACGGATAAACATagaattagtatataattaccATGTTTGTGTATTCACaagcaaaatatacaaaatgTAGCCTCCATTTGCATATATTCACCTTGTTTGTATATTTGCAAACgatatatatgaacatgtaaGTGAAATATACAAATCATAACCTTCATATTAAACGAAATTATAACTATAAAGCACAATTACCAAAATAATAGCTATAGATCCTTATTATGTCATTATCTttgttatttatgaaatttactCGATAACTATCTCATGGATTTTCTTCCTTAAAAATTGTAATGTTGGCCCATGGGGCATCTTCGACCCGCTTAAGGCTTATTGGTTAGCGCTTCGGAAGCCCTTTTAGATGAAGGGTTGAATTGGGTTTGGACCAACCGTTTTCATTTGAACTTTTAGCTATATGTTTGTGTTGGTCTTTAATTTTTGTCCCTcggaataaatatttttttggtgggGTTCGCATTATACTAtggagattttaaaaaattattacaaaagGGAAATTTGTTCCTAACAAATCTctaatactccctccatttcataTTAATAGAATTTTTcagacattttttatttttcaaattaacttaattgttcAGTTTTCAAAACTACTTGTAGAGTGGTCTTTCAATTTTACTCATCATTTGGATTTTTAATGTGATAACTTCAATAAATTTGACAAcaattaataaggataaaaataaaaaattatgttcaatttatattttaaatatactttttttaaaaaaagaaaacacctcaattcaattaatatgaaacGGAGGGATTATGAATTTTCAAATCAAGCATtatactatttactattttatatctattttctcattttattaaGAATCATTCGCCTCACTACATTAAGATGACTTGGAATTAGTATGATTGATATAATAAAAGtacttctattttcttttattttttataatgtgtaaattaaatatgaacgattaaaaataaatggagaaaataaaataattcaatttgtaTTTCTGGTCAATTACCAAGATCAACTTTGGAGATCCCACTGATCATAACTCATAAATGGATTTGGAATAATCAATGTACATTTCACACTAATTTCAtagtattaaaaatttaattatattttatttttatttcttttcaacttTGATGATCCCACTGATACAACATAAGATGTAATGATTCCATACATTGATATGTTTCGATACAttgtaaaacaaaaattatattctttttaaatgataatttttttaaaaaaaataatagtaaaataaataatgtatttagataattttttcttaattaattacctaCTCATATTAAAATAGGTAGTCAGTCCTTATTTATAGCATGCactaataattataactaaATACTTTTGCTAAATAAGGCAACAAAATTAGAAAGATCCACCATCTCATGCGAAAGaggtaaaaatatataaatattcctattgtaaataatttctaactttttacttttacttgttatttttattaaactaaaaaagcaaagaaaaatcatatttttgtttgataactATAACTTTGTTTAACCAGAAAAGAATATTAACTTATTAGAATGATGGACgtcttgaattatatttttagcGAGCCGCATTTCATCAatgtcttaaaaaaatatagtaagtAAATATGTTTGTGATTCTATCCatcaatgaaaataaataataaatttactatatCAATTACTGTTTTCTTAGTGTATTCAAAATTTAACAAGTAAATCTGAACaaagaaagtaaaacaaaaatccACCTTGTCATGCCAAAATGAAAATTAGCaagataattaaataaagatCCACCtttaatagtaaaatatatatttttatgttattttagtaCAAGGATTATTCacacataattaaaaatatttaccatctgTTTTAGTACACAAAATATTAATTCATCACATCACCCATATAAATATGACCATTTCTCATTATTTGTCAATCAAAACTAGAAAGctcttaatatatttatattatatcaatTATGCAGCATCTTTGCGTCTTGTTATTTCTCTTTGCTTGTGTAACTTTAAGATCTGGTACGTTTTTAACTGATTAAACTAAAAATagtcgatatatatatatataatatatataattatatactaatccaattttttttcttcaaaaaaggTGTTGAAGGAATTGGTGTAAACTATGGGTTTCTAGGAGACAATCTGCCACCACCAACACAGGTGATCAATTTATTGAAATCCATAAACATTCAAAAAACCCGAATTTTCGATCCGAACCCGGCCGTGTT encodes the following:
- the LOC101266925 gene encoding putative glucan endo-1,3-beta-glucosidase GVI — translated: MQNLDAAIIGSDYYIPVTTAMSLQVLETSYPPSNGTFSEEAAQYLQPIAQFLAAKYYPLLINVYPYYAYSGNSAQIQLDYALFLGTARIVPDGALQYKNLFDAMVDSVYAALEKVGQSSLNVVVAETGWPSAGDVYATIGNAQTCVNNVISHVSSGQGTPKRPGKALETYIFALFNENQKNKILVYFILI